Within Alcanivorax sp. REN37, the genomic segment TCCACCAGGCGCTTATGGGTGCGAATCTCGTATTGATCCCGCGCATCTTTGTTCACATGCGGAGAGATCAGTACCGTAAACTTTTCCTTGCGCGTCGGCAGGGGAATCGGCCCCTGGACCTGCGCACCGGTCCGCTTGGCCGTATCGACGATCTCCTGGGCGGACTGATCGATCAGGCGATGATCAAAAGCCTTGAGGCGGATACGGATTCTCTGGTTAGCCATAGCT encodes:
- the rpsJ gene encoding 30S ribosomal protein S10 translates to MANQRIRIRLKAFDHRLIDQSAQEIVDTAKRTGAQVQGPIPLPTRKEKFTVLISPHVNKDARDQYEIRTHKRLVDIVEPTDKTVDALMKLDLAAGVDVQISLG